The sequence GGGGTAGGGATGTGGCTTTAAGGTTTGATTTGACCGTGCCATTAGCGCGCTTTGTCTCTTTGTACCATCAAACGTTAGGAATGCCCTTTAAACGCTACGCCATAGGCAATGTCTTTAGGGGTGAGAGGGCACAAAAAGGGCGTTATAGAGAATTCACGCAATGCGATTTTGATTTTATAGGGAGCGAGAGTTTGGTGTGCGATGCTGAGATCATCCAAGTGGTTATCGCTTCCTTAAAAGCTTTGGATTTAGAAGATTTTTGCGTCTCTATCAATCACAGGAAAATTTTGAATGGGATATGCGAATATTTTGGCATTTCTCAAGTGACTGGAGTGTTGCGCATTGTGGATAAATTAGAAAAGATTGGCTTAAATGGGGTTGAAGAAGAATTAAAAAAAGAGTGCGATTTAAATCCAAACACCATTAAAGGGCTTTTAGAAATGGTTCAAATCAAGCAAGACGATTTAAGCCATGCGGAATTTTTTGAAAAAATTGCTTATTTGAAAGACTGTAATGAAAATCTAAAAAAGGGCATACAGGATTTAGAAAAACTATACCAATTGCTAGGGGATTTACAAATTTCTCAAAACCTGTATAAGATTGATTTTTCTATCGCTAGGGGCTTAGGGTATTATACAGGGATTGTGTATGAAACCACGCTTAATGACATGAAGTCTTTAGGGAGCGTGTGTTCAGGGGGTCGTTATGATCATTTGACTAAAAATTTTTCTAAAGAAGATTTGCAAGGGGTGGGGGCTTCTATTGGGATTGATAGATTGATTGTGGCTTTAAGTGGAATGCAATTATTAGATGAGCGTTCCACACAAGCTAAAGTGCTAATCGCTTGCATGAATGAAGAATATTTTTCTTATGCCAAACCGCTTGGCGGAGTCTTTAAGACAAAGCGTATTTTTAGCGAAGTCTATCCAGAAGCCCAAAAAATCAAAAAACCCTTTTCTTATGCTAACCATAAGGGGCATGAGTTTGTGGCCATCATTGGCGAAGAAGAATTTAAAAGCGAAACTTTAAGCTTAAAAAACATGCATTCAGGCATGCAACTGAATTGTTTGAGCTTTTTAAAAGCCCTTGAAATCATTGGAGAAAACGATGAAGACTTATAATATCGCCATTGTTGGAGCTAGTGGGGCGTAGGGCAAGAGTTAATTAAGGGTTTAGAAAATTCTTCTTTCCCTATTAAAAGTTTGTCCCGCTCGCTAGCGTTAGAAGTGCCGGTAAAAAGATCAAAGCGTTCAATAAAGATTATGAAATTTTAGAAACATGCATGAGGTTTTTGAAAAAGAAAAGATAGACATCGCCTTTTTTAGCGCTGGGGGGAGCGTGAGCGAAGAGTTTGCCACAAGTGCTTCAAAAACTTCTTTAGTGATCGATAACACGAGTTTTTTTAGGTTGGATAAAAAAGTGCCTTTAGTCGTGCCTGAAATCAACGCCAAAGAAATTTTTAACGCTCC comes from Helicobacter acinonychis and encodes:
- the hisS gene encoding histidine--tRNA ligase; this translates as MITPKVLSGFKDRLPKDAIQKAQLLSKVSVVFQSFGFVPIETPHLEYAETLLPDASSDIQKEIYRFKDHGGRDVALRFDLTVPLARFVSLYHQTLGMPFKRYAIGNVFRGERAQKGRYREFTQCDFDFIGSESLVCDAEIIQVVIASLKALDLEDFCVSINHRKILNGICEYFGISQVTGVLRIVDKLEKIGLNGVEEELKKECDLNPNTIKGLLEMVQIKQDDLSHAEFFEKIAYLKDCNENLKKGIQDLEKLYQLLGDLQISQNLYKIDFSIARGLGYYTGIVYETTLNDMKSLGSVCSGGRYDHLTKNFSKEDLQGVGASIGIDRLIVALSGMQLLDERSTQAKVLIACMNEEYFSYAKPLGGVFKTKRIFSEVYPEAQKIKKPFSYANHKGHEFVAIIGEEEFKSETLSLKNMHSGMQLNCLSFLKALEIIGENDEDL